The proteins below come from a single Caulobacter segnis ATCC 21756 genomic window:
- a CDS encoding ferredoxin--NADP reductase, whose amino-acid sequence MTAAAPAAPAPSTPVKDAPYFVEKVLWVKHWTDRLFSFAITRPASFRFRSGEFVMIGLPPREELGGKKPILRAYSIGSPSFAEELEFFSIKVPDGPLTSRLQQIQEGDEILLGKKPTGTLVLDAVRPGKRLFLFGTGTGLAPWLSVARDPDAYSRFERVIVAHGVREVKELAYRDLFTHEIFDDPLVGDEARAQLTYYPTVTREPFERQGRFTDLIESGKLFSDLGLEGDKFDPEHDRAMLCGSMAMIKDTAALLEAHGLKEGSNAEPGDFVIERAFVG is encoded by the coding sequence ATGACGGCTGCCGCTCCCGCCGCCCCCGCGCCATCAACGCCCGTGAAGGACGCCCCCTACTTCGTCGAGAAGGTGCTTTGGGTGAAGCACTGGACCGATCGGCTGTTCAGCTTCGCCATCACCCGCCCGGCCAGCTTCCGCTTCCGCTCGGGCGAGTTCGTGATGATCGGCCTGCCGCCGCGCGAGGAGCTGGGCGGGAAGAAGCCGATCCTGCGCGCCTATTCGATCGGCTCGCCGTCCTTCGCCGAAGAGCTGGAGTTCTTCTCGATTAAGGTTCCGGACGGCCCGCTGACCTCGCGCCTGCAGCAGATTCAGGAAGGCGACGAGATCCTGCTGGGCAAGAAGCCGACCGGGACGCTCGTTTTGGACGCCGTCCGTCCGGGCAAGCGCCTCTTCCTGTTCGGCACCGGCACCGGCCTGGCGCCCTGGCTGTCGGTGGCCCGCGACCCCGACGCCTACAGCCGCTTCGAGCGCGTGATCGTCGCCCACGGCGTGCGCGAGGTGAAGGAGCTGGCCTATCGCGACCTCTTCACCCACGAGATCTTCGACGACCCGCTGGTCGGCGACGAGGCCCGCGCCCAGCTCACCTACTATCCGACCGTGACCCGCGAGCCGTTCGAGCGCCAGGGCCGCTTCACCGACCTGATCGAGAGCGGCAAGCTGTTCAGCGACCTCGGCCTGGAAGGCGACAAGTTCGATCCCGAGCACGACCGCGCCATGCTGTGCGGCTCGATGGCCATGATCAAGGACACCGCCGCCCTCCTCGAGGCCCACGGCCTGAAGGAAGGCTCCAACGCCGAACCCGGCGACTTCGTGATCGAGCGGGCGTTCGTGGGGTAG
- the nusG gene encoding transcription termination/antitermination protein NusG, with protein sequence MSTETASNPNHKWYIVHAYSNFEKKVAESIREQAKNQGLEENFSEILVPTEDVVEIRRGRKVNAERKFFPGYVLVKMNLSDEAYHLIKNTPKVTGFLGSGSKPMPVSEKEVQRIIGTIEEGVAAPKAVVLYEVGENVRVTDGPFASFNGSVEYVDEEKARLRVTVSIFGRATPVELEYNQVEKIA encoded by the coding sequence ATGAGCACCGAAACCGCCTCGAACCCGAACCACAAGTGGTACATCGTCCACGCCTACTCGAACTTCGAGAAGAAAGTGGCCGAGAGCATCCGCGAGCAGGCCAAGAACCAGGGCCTGGAGGAGAACTTCTCCGAGATCCTGGTCCCGACCGAGGATGTCGTCGAGATCCGCCGCGGCCGTAAGGTCAACGCCGAGCGCAAGTTCTTCCCGGGTTACGTCCTGGTGAAGATGAACCTCTCGGACGAAGCCTACCACCTGATCAAGAACACCCCGAAGGTCACGGGCTTCCTGGGCAGCGGCTCCAAGCCGATGCCGGTCTCGGAAAAGGAAGTTCAGCGCATCATCGGCACGATCGAGGAGGGCGTCGCCGCTCCGAAGGCCGTGGTCCTGTACGAAGTGGGCGAGAACGTCCGCGTCACCGACGGCCCGTTCGCCAGCTTCAACGGCTCGGTCGAGTACGTCGACGAGGAAAAGGCCCGCCTGCGCGTCACCGTCTCGATCTTCGGCCGCGCCACGCCGGTCGAGCTGGAATATAATCAGGTCGAAAAGATCGCTTAA
- the secE gene encoding preprotein translocase subunit SecE, with product MARKPGSSPSAMKNRAAKTAAAMSPAGAATAAAAPATPKKRTSPVQFFREVRAEARKITWTTRKETWITSVMVFIMVVMASLFFLAVDGGLGFAVNQLLKLATAR from the coding sequence ATGGCCAGGAAACCGGGATCCAGCCCGTCCGCGATGAAGAACCGCGCCGCCAAGACGGCCGCGGCGATGTCGCCCGCCGGCGCCGCGACGGCCGCCGCCGCTCCCGCCACCCCCAAGAAGCGCACCAGCCCGGTCCAGTTCTTCCGCGAAGTCCGCGCCGAAGCCCGCAAGATCACCTGGACCACCCGTAAAGAGACCTGGATCACCTCGGTGATGGTCTTCATCATGGTGGTGATGGCGTCGCTGTTCTTCCTGGCGGTCGATGGCGGCCTGGGCTTTGCCGTGAACCAGCTTCTGAAGCTGGCCACCGCGAGATAA